From Chloroflexaceae bacterium:
TGCCTCTGGAGGTCTTCCCGCGCTTCGAGTGCGCGCTCATTCTGCCGCTCTTCGCCGGCAGCACGGTAGTGGGAACGTTGAGTCTCTTCGGCTTCGCGCAGCGCGATTTTAGCGCGCAGGAAGTGCGTGTGGCGCAGTCGGTGGCCAACCAGATCGCCATTCTGGTTGAGAATCGCCGTCTCCTTGATAGACAGGAGCGGCAGATCGCCGAACTCGAGGCCATCGGCCAGATCGGCAAGGTCGTCACCGCATCCTACGATCTCGACAAGATGCTGGCCGAGGTTTACCGGATCGTCCATAACCTGCTGGACGCGTCAGTCTTTGCCCTGTTGATCTGCGAGCCTGATAGCAAGATTGTTACCAACGCCGTCTTTGTGGAAGCAGGGGAGTGGATTCCGCTTGACGTCATCGGGCGGCAGGCGCCGCCCAATTCCCTCAGCCAGTGGATCATGTCCCGCCGCGAACCCCTGCTCTTCGACGACTTGCTCCACAAACGGCACGAGATGACCGATCGGGGCATCCAGCCTCAGGCAGTCGGGCCGGATCGACTGGTGCGCTCGTGGGCCGGCGTGCCGGTGGTGGCCCGCGACGGCGAGGTGATCGGGATGCTCTGCATCCAGGATTATCGGCCCTACCGCTACGATAGTGGAACGATAGACTTTCTCAACCAGGTGGCCAGCCACGTAAGTCTGGGAGTGCAGAAAGTGCGTCTCTTCCAGGAGCGCGAACGGCTGCTCCGCGAGACGCGCGCGCATGCCGAGGCGCTCGAACGGCAGGCTCATCGTCTGGAACTGGTCAACCGCATGGCCTCGGTACTCGCCGCGCGCCTGGATCAGCGCGAGATCCTGGAACTCGCCGCCCGCGAGCTGGTCCAGTTGTTCTGGGCCGATCACACTGGCACGGTTCTCGTCACCGAGCCTGAAGGAGCCATGGTGGTTGCCGAGTACCCCCCCACCGGCATTGTGGGTCTGCCCATTCCTATGCAGGACAATCCCCTGATGGACCGGTTGATCGGCGCCCGCCGCCCGATCGTGATCGAAGACATTGAACACGATCCTCTCGCCGAGCTCAACCGCGAACTCTGGCGTTCCATGGGCATCCGTTCGCTCATCATTGTGCCCCTGGTGAGCCGAGACCGGGTGCTGGGATCTATTTCGCTCGACAGCTATGGCCCGCCGCTGCGCTTCAGCGACGAGGAACTGGAACTGCTAAGCACCGTTGCCACCTCCATTGCCGCGGCGGTGGATAACGCGCAGCTCTTCGCCGCGGAGCAGGAGCAGCGGCGCACCGCCGAGACGCTCCGCGAGATGACCCGGGTGCTCAGTTCTACCTTTGACCCGAACGAGGTGTTGCGCCTGGTGCTCGGCGAACTGCAGAAGGTGATCGATTTCGACACCGCCTCGATTATGCTGCTCGACGGATCGCAGTTGCGCCTCGTGGCCTCGCGCGGGCGCGCGCCGGGCATCGAGCCGCGGAACCTCATCCTGCCCCTGGAGGGCACCGGCGCAGGGCATGTTGCCCGCACCGGCACGCCCTTACGTTACATCGCCGGACGAACCGATTGTCCCTGGATGCGCTTTCCCAGCTCCTCGGACATCCTCTCCTGGATCGGCGTTCCACTGATCGCTCGCGGGCACGTGCTCGGCGTGCTCAACATTGACCTGCGCGGCCCGTTGTGGAACGAGTACAGCGCGCCAAACTTCAAGCGGATCTTCAGCGAGCGCGATGTTGAAGTGGCCAGCGCCTTCGCCAACCACGCCGCGCTGGCGATCGAAAACGCCCGGCTGTACCAGGAGTCGATCACCCGCGTCGAGCAGGAACTGGAAATTGCCCGCCGCATCCAGGCCAACCTGTTCCCCCGGCAGTTGCCCGTTATCGCTGGTCTGGAACTGGCGGCCCGCTGTGTTCCCGCCCGCGAGACGGGCGGAGATTTCTACGATGTGGTGCAACTGGGCGACCGCGTCGGGGTGATTGTGGGCGATGTGAGCGGCAAGTCGCTCCCCGCGGCGATGCTCATGGCCGTCGCGCGCTCGACCGCTCGCTCCGAGGCCCGCAACCACGAGACGCCCTGGATCGTGTTGACCGAGACCAATCGTGCGCTGGTGGACGATGTGCCCCGCAACAGCTTCGTCGCCCTGAGTTACGCGCTGGTAGACCGGGCGCGCGACCGCCTGGTGCTCGCCTCGGCCGGGCAGCTCACCCCCTTGCTGCGTCGCGCGAATGGACATACCACCTTCCTCGAAGGGCCGCCGGCCTTACCGCTGGGCCTCTCCGCCCAGGTCACGTTCGGGCAGTTCGAGGTGGATCTGCAGCCGGGCGACACGGTGCTCTTCTACACCGACGGCATCGTTGAGGCTCACGACCGGCGCCGCAATCTCTTCGGCTTCGAGCGTCTTGAACAGCTCCTGGCGGAGTGGGGCCACCTGCCCGCCGGCCACCTGGTTGACCGGGTGCTCGCCGAGGTGCATGCTTTCAGCGAGGGCATGCCACCCCACGACGATATGACCCTCGTGGCCGTCCGGGTGACGTGAGGGTAGGGCCACGTTCACCTCCGCTCCCCCGCCGTTGCCCGCAACAACGGGAACAAAGTCTGTGAACGAGGTTTCCTTTATTTCCGCCCCCCTCCCGACCTCCCCCCGTTGGGGCGAGGAGCCAGACTCCCTCCCCCAGCGGGGGAGGGTCGGGGAGGTGGTGGAGTTACCGAAAAACGTGGTTCACAGAGTAATGAGATCCCGTCTTCACCCCGGATTATGGTAGAGTGTCCATAGGAAAGCAAGCATCCGTGGACACGCAATGCTGGTCTCTTTCGTCCATCCCGAAGCCCTCTGGCTCCTTGCGCTCCTGCCGCTGCTGTGGCTCTTTGCCTGGGCCACCCGCCCTTCCTACCGGGCGCGCCTGAGCCGCTGGCGTTACCTGGCGCTGCTTGGCGCGCGCAGTGCCATGCTCGCCGCGCTGGTGCTGGCGCTGGCCGGCGCCCAGGTGGTGCGGCCCGTGGACGATACGGCAGTCGTCTTTTTGATTGACGGCAGCGACTCGGTGGCTCCCGCGCAGCGCGAGCGCGCCCTGGCGTATGTCAATGAGGCGCTGGCGGCCGGGCAGCCCGCCGACCGGGCCGCAGTGGTCGTGTTCGGCGCCAACGCGGTCGTGGAACGGGCCCCGCAGCCGCCCGCCCCGCTGCCGCGCCTGACCTCGGCGGTGACGGGCAATCGCACCGATATCGCCGAAGCGGTGCTGCTGGGCCTGGCGCTCCTGCCCGCTGATGCCCAGAAGCGCCTCGTCCTGCTCTCCGACGGGGCGCAGAACCTGGGCGACGCGGCGGAGGCGGCGCGCCTCGCCGCACTGCGCGGCGTGCCCATCGAGGTGATCCCCCTTCCGGCCGAGGGCGGCGCCGATGTGCGCCTCGTCGGGCTCGATGCCCCGGCAACGGCCCGCGAAGGCCAGGAGGCGCCTCTGACCCTCAGGATCGAGAGCGATCTGCGCGGGTTGGCCCGGGTGGAAGTGTTCGCCGATGGGCAACTGGTGGCTGCCGAGGAAGTGACGCTCATCGAAGGCGAGCAGTCGCTCCTGGTGCGCGCGCCGGCTGGCGAAGCCGGTTTCCGCCGCTTCGAGGCGCGCATCAGCGCCGCCGGGGACGCCCAGCCGCTCAACAATACCGCCGGCGCCTTCACCCAGGTTGAGGGGCCGCCGCGCGTGCTGCTGGTGGCCGAAGCGGAGGATCGCGCCGCGCCCCTGCGCGCCGCGCTCACTGCCGCCGGGCTGCGCCCGACCCTGGTTGGCCCTGCGCAGGTCGCCGCCGACCCCGCCGCGCTGCGCCAGTTCGCCGCCGTTATTCTGGTGGAGGTCCCCGCCAGCGCGGTTCCGCCGGCCCTCCAGCGGGCGCTGGTCACCTATGTGCGTGAGCAGGGCGGCGGGCTGGCGATGATCGGCGGCGCGAACTCGTTTGGCGCCGGCGGCTGGCGGCGCACCCCTATCGCCGAGATCCTCCCCGTGGACCTGGATCCGCCCGCCCGCGAGCGACGCCCCGATCTGGCTCTGGCCCTGGTGATTGACCGCAGCGGCAGTATGGGCGATACGGCTGGTCCCGGGCGCAACCGGCTCGACCTGGCCAAAGACGCCGTCTTTCTGGCCACTCAGGGCCTGGCCGCCAGCGATCAACTCGGCATCTACGTGTTCGATGACCGGGCGACCACAGTGCTGCCGTTGCAACCATTGCCGTCCCTGGCCGCCATCGAAGACGCCCTGGGTCTGGTGAGCCTCGGCGGAGGCACCAACATCCGCGCTGGCGTCGAACTCGCCGCCCCGGCGCTAATCGGCGCCGATGCTCGCGTCAAGCACATGATCCTGCTGACCGACGGCCTGGATAACAGCAACTACGCTGACCTGGTTGAGCAACTGCGAGAAAACCAGGTTACCATCACCGTCGTCTCTATCGGCGGAGCAGCGAACCCGCGCCTCGAACGCGCCGCCCGCGAAGGCGGCGGCGCCTTCTACCGCGTGACCCGCGCCGACCAGGTGCCGGCGATCTTCCTCAGCGAGACCGTGCGCGCCGCCGAGCGCGACCTGGTGGAGGAGGTCGTGACGCCGGCAGTTGCCCTGTCCGCTCCCCCGGTGCGCGACCTGGGGGGTTTGCCGCCCCTCTATGGCTACAACAACACCGGCCCTCGCGCAACCGCCCGCACCTTCCTCATCACCCCTGACGGCGCGCCGCTCCTGGCCGTCTGGCAGGTGGGCCTGGGGCGCACCCTGGCCTGGACCAGCGATCTCAAGGGTCAGTGGGCCGCCGAGTGGATCGGCTGGGAGCAGTTTCCGCGTTTCGCCGCCGGCCTGGTTGATGCCGTGCTGCCCCCGGCGGGCGACGGGCGCCTGACGCTGGAGATGCGCGCTGATGGCGGGGAGGCGACGCTCAACCTGGCGGTGAGCGACGCCGAGGGCCTGCCCGCCCAGGTGGCCGCCGTCCAGGGGCGGCTCCTCGACCCGGCAGGCGACGGCATTCCACTGAGCTTCACCCAGGTGGCCCCCGGCCGTTACCGCGCCATCGCCCCGGCTGACCAGCCCGGCGTGTACCTGGCGCAGGTCAACGCTCTCGATGCCGCAGGACAGCCCCTCGTAGCGACCAGCGGCGGCCTGGTGGTCAGCTATTCGCCGGAATACCGCCCGGACGCGGCGGGCGCGGCCCTGCTCGAGTCGCTGGCGACGATCAGCGGCGGGCGCGTCGCCCCGCCGGCAGACAGCCTGTTTGAGGCCCCGGGACAGCGAGTCGGGCGCGTGACGGCGATCAGCCAGCCGCTCCTCTGGCTGGCCCTTGCCCTTCTCCCGCTGGATATCGCTCTACACCGGCTGTTTTGGCGGCCCGCTGGCCCGCTACGCTTCCCGGCGCGGCGCGCCCGGCCAACGCCTGAGCCGGAGGCCGCCGATGCGCTGCTGACCCGCCTCCGGGCTGCCCGCGAGCGCGCCCGGCGCCCCGCGCCACCCCCGGCGGCGCGGGCGCCCCGGCCCCCCACGGCGGAGACGTCAGCTGCGCCGCCCGTCCCGGCCCCCGCGCCCGCCGACGACCGCCTGGCAGCGCTCCTGGCCGCCAAACAGCGCCGTAAGCGGTCAGAGTAGCCCGCGGCGCGACAGAGTGCGTCACAGCCGCGGGGCCGTCTCACCGGCGTTCAGTTGCGCACCAGCAGGGGGAGAAAGACCTGGGGCCCGCCCCCTGCCCCCGCGACCGGTCGCCAGGCAGCTTCCAGCCAGGCTCCGTCGCTGGTCACCGGCCCGGTGGCGCCACTGCTCACCTCCAGCCACCAGATGTCGCTGCGGCCGTCGAAGCGGTTCAGGGTGTAGACCAGATAGGCCCCGTCCGGCGACCAGCGCACCCTGCCGATGCTCCGCCCGTGGTCGGCCAGCAGCAGCATGCGCGGATTGGCCAGATCCTGACGATCGTAGAGCATGATGGCGAAGGTGCGGTCGCGGGCGTCCGCCGAGGGAACGGTTGTTACGCGCACCACGGCGAAGCGCCGGCCATCGGGTGCCCAGGCCGGCTCCTGATCGGCCGGGTTGGCCAGCAGGCGCGTCTCCTGCGCCGGCTGGGAGCGGGTATCGAGCAGCCATACCCCCGCGGCCCGGTTGTCGCGGGCCAGGTCAAAGCTATCGAACAAGACCTCGCCGTTCCGGTTGACGCTCGGCCTTGTAGCGAAAGACGCCAGCAGCGGCGCCACCTGCCCCGGCTGCTGCGGTAGTAACCGCACGTCCGACAATCCGCCCCTGATGTTCCCGTCACAGAAGGCGTTGAAGCCCGGGTTGCCGAAGGCCACCTGATTGCTGCCGGGCATCCAGTCCAGTTGGGACACCTGCCAGATCTGCGAGGGCTGCTCCCGTGATGCCGGATCTGACGGATCCGGGACAAACGGGCAGCGCGAGCCTTTGCGGCTCTGAGTCTGGTAGACCTGGCGCGCCCCGCTGCCATCGGCGTTGAGCACGGTAATGGCGGCGGCGCTCAGATTGTTCTGTGGATCGGGATCGGGCGTGGGCCAGGGCCAGGTGTTATAATCGGCTACGGCAAGACGGCGCCCGTCCGGCGACCAGGCCGGATAGCGCACATTGTTCAGCAAGCCGCGGTAAATCAGTTGCTGGTTCCTGCCGTCCGTATCCATGCGGTAGAGCCAGCGATTGCCGTCGGCTTCGGCGCGGATGGCCGCCAGGGGGCGGCTGCCGTCGCCACGGAGCGCCGGGGGGAGGGGCGAGGCGGCCGTGCGCCCGTCGCTGGCAAGCACCTGCACCTCATCAATCAGCAACACCGCTTCTTGACTGACCCCGGTGTTCTGCTGGATCACGATCGAGAAGCGCAACGTCTGGCCGCGCACCCGGTCGAGGTCCTCGCCGGTCAACACTCTGCGGTACAGTTGCCAGCCCGGCGGCTGCTCGGTCGAGAAGCTGCCGAGCCTGACGCCCCCCAGATTCGGATCAAACATATAGAAGCCGCGGGCCAGAAACACATCCACACTCGTGCCCGCCGCGGCCCGAAACCAGAATGACACTGTGACGGCTGGAGCGTTTGCCGGAATGCTTAACTGCTGCGTGAGGATTTGCCGAGGGGTCGTCGTGTCGGGCAGGGTGGGGCAACCGCTGCCATCGGCGCCGGCGCCCATAAAGAGGGCGTAGCGCCCGGCGTACACTGCGTTGGACCCCGCCGACTCGGCATCCACCAGGCCCAGGTTGCCGCAGCCTTCCCAGCCCGCGCCCTGTTGCTCAAATCCGCCGTCCTGAATCAGGTTCCCGGCCTGGGCCGGGGCCGCCGGAGGCGTGGACGCCCCGGCGTTCATCGTAAAAGCGCCCGTCAGCACCGGCAGCGCCGGCCCCGATGATGAAGCCGGCGCTGCCGTGACCAGCGCGATGCCTCCTGATAGTATCAGCCAGCAGCCCAGGGTGATAGACAGTCGTAGCAGGTTTCTGGACATGCTCCTTCTCCTTGCCATAGGGAAAACGCTTTTCCCCGCACTCTTTTTGCTTCATAGGAAGAGGATGTGGAACGGCGAAGCCTTGCCAGGGGAACGTATTTCCCCGGCGATGAACATCGGCCCTGTACCCGCACGAGGATGCAGGAGGAAGCGGCCCTCCCGGAGAGGTTATTTGCTTCATGGTGTCATTGCGCGGTGCGTGTGCGTAGGGCCTGAGGTGAACCCGGCCGGCGAAGAATGGGAAAGCGAAGGTTCCCGTTGCCCTTGCCCGGTGGAGGGACTGAGAGGGCGCGATGGTTCCAGCCAGAGGGTATTGTACAAAAAGGCGCTATGGCGAGGAAGGTGGGAAATGTTCCTGATCCTGATGAGGGAAAGCAGGGGGTCTGGCAAACTGTATCGCTCGCGATAAAAACACAGGCGGCGGACTATCGGTTATCGGCTGCTTTCACATCAGACGCCCATTCGCAGGATGCACACCGCCGCAATGAAAACATGGTCTGCGGGCTATCGGCTATGTTCACGTATCCTTTCCATAACTGAGGCGCAGTGGGTGACGACAAGGCGAAGATCTGGTAGACTACCAGCGCATGCCGATTTCCGACAGCATTCCCGATACACCAACGCGCTAGATCGTGATCCGGCTGTTGAACGTCATCGCGACGTTCGCAGCGGAGAATACCGCACTGCCGGTTGCGATCCAACACCTGCGTGACAGAAACACACGGCTGAAGGGGAGGCCAGGCAAACCCGGCATCAAACTGCTCACGTCGCCGCCTGCCGACCATTCTTCGGATGCCGAGCGTCTCACGTGCACGGTCCTGCAGCGAACCCAAACAATCATGTGGAACTCGCAGCACGTCGCCGGGTGCGCAAGCGCGATATGAGCTTCGGCCCCCAAATACGGAATGATGCGCGGCCCCAGGACACCTTTCAAACACGGCGGCGAAACTGGGCGTGGAGTTCTTGCACCATTTCCGTGACCGCATAGTCACGTCCGCAACCACACCCGCCTGAGCCGAGCAGCTAGGCCCGGCGGGCAGGTATTGCAGCACAACCGTCCGCCTGAGTCGGCACTTTTGAAGAGGATCCGCAATGGACTGGAGCAGATATTTCTTTTTGCCGTATATTTTCACTACGGTGGTGTTCCTTTTTGGATTGGGTTTTGCGCTGCGCGTAATGCTGACCGCGCTTCGAAAGGTCGTGCATCATACCTCAGAGCCTGCCTGACCGCCGGAATCCAGGGCATGAGGCGTGTCTATGCTTAATGGCGGTCGGGGCGCGCTACCGGTCGATGAGGGTGTGGTGCCCCTTGGACCGATGCCTGCGCCGACGAGGCGGCTCCCGCTACAAAGGCGCAGCCCGATCCGGCGAAGTTGCTGTTTGGCGAGGGCGTCTTGCCTGCCCCGCCGCCGCACAGGCGTGTTCTTCCTGGCTAAGCAGTGGCCTCGCGCCACGGGAGGCGGATGATGAGCGATTCTTCGCGGGTGGTTGAGCCGCTGCCCGCGTTTCGCCAACTGGTAAGGGACGGCATGGAACTGGCCGGCAGGAAGCACTGCATCCACGGCCTGCTTGCGGTTGACATCACCGAGCCGCGTCGGCAGATCCGCTGCATCAAGCAGCGGACGGGCGAAGGGCTCTCCTTTACCGGCTTCATCGTCTACTGCTGCGCCAGGGCCGTGGACGAGGACAAGCATCTCCATGCCTATCTCGATTGGCGCAACCGCCTGGTGATGTTCGACGATGTAGACGTTTCCCTCCCCGTAGAACGCTTTCAGGACGGCAAGCCAGTGGTTCTTCAGACGGTCATACGCGCCGCGAACCGCAAATCCGTCGTTCAGATCCACCGGGAGATTCGCGCGTTGCAGGCGAAGCAACTGGATGAGACGCAGTGGGGGCGCTGGTTGCGCTGGTACGTCAAGACTCCGCGCGTTCTCCGCAGCCTGTTCTTCCGCGTGATTCAGAGATCGCCCGGCATCGTGAAGCGCTTCAATGGAACTGTGCTGGTCACTGCGGTAGGCATGTTTGGCACGGGCGCGGGGTGGGGCATCCCGCTTTCCGGGCACACGCTCTGCGTCACCATCGGCGGGATCGATACCAGGGCGATCCTCGTGGATGGTCAGATCCAGAACCGCGAGCATCTCTGTCTGACCGTTAGCTTTGATCACGACATCGTTGACGGCGCCCCGGCGGCCCGCTTCAGCGAGCGCCTCGCCTCACTGATCCAGGCTGGCACGGGGCTGGAGGACGTGGTCTAGCTTCAATCTTTACAAGGAGCCAGCATGGCCAGGCCCGCCACCTCTACTGACCTCGTTGTCCACGAGCGGCTGCCCCTGAGCACCAGACTCGCCTTCGGCGCCGGCGACCTGGGGCCGGCCATCGCCACTATCGTCGCCGGGTTCTTTCAGCTCTTCTTCCTCACCACCGTGGCCGGCCTGCCGCCGGGCCTGGCAGGAACCATCCTGCTGGTCGTGAAGATCTGGGACGCGGTGAACGACCCGATCGTTGGCTGGCTGACCGACCGCACCGATACCCGCTGGGGCCGCCGCCGCCCCTGGCTGCTCTTCGGCGCGGCCCCCTTCGGAGTGCTGTTCTTCCTCCAGTGGATCGTTCCGCCCTTCGATGTCACCGGCAAGTTCATCTACTATCTGGCCATCGCCCTGCTCTTCGACACCGCCTTCACCATCGTCAACGTCCCCTACACCGCCCTCACCCCCGAGTTGACCCGCGACTATGACGAGCGCACCGCCCTGAACTCTTACCGCTTCGCGTTCAGCATCGGCGGCAGCCTCCTCGGCGGCATTCTGCACCAGACCATCGTCGGCCTTTACCCCGATGATCCCCGAACCGGCTACCTGGTGGCCGGGGCCGTGGTGGGGGTGCTGATCGCTCTGCCGTTCCTGTGGTGCTTCCTCGGCACCCGCGAACGCTACGAACCTGACCCCGAGGCGAAGGACCTCTCTCTGGGCGAGCAGATCCGCTATGTTTTCCGCAACCGGCCCTATCTGTTCGTAGTGGGGATCTACCTGTTTTCCTGGCTGGCCGTGCAGGTCACCTCGGCGGTGTTGACCTTCTACATCACCTTCTGGCTGCGCCGGCCGGATCTGATCACCACTTTTCTCCTGGCGGTGCAGGGTTCGGCGCTGGTGTTTCTCTTCGTCTGGAGCGCGGTGAGCCGGCGCATCGGCAAGAAGGCGGTTTACCTGGTCGGCAGTGTGATCTGGATCGGCGTGCAGGCGTTTCTCTTTTTTCTACAGCCCGAACAGATCACCCTGGCGATCATATTGGCGGTGATCGCCGGAGCGGGGGTCGCCACGGCCTACCTGGTACCCTGGAGCATGATGCCTGACGTAATTGAGCTTGACGAACTGGAGACCGGCCAGCGGCGCGAGGGGATGTTCTACGGCTTCATGGTGCTGCTACAGAAACTGGGGCTGGCCGCGGGCCTGTTCCTGGTGGGGTTGGGGTTGCAGGTTGCCGGGTTCAACGAAAACCTTCCCGCCGACCTGCAACCCGACTCGGCCCGCCTGGCCATTCGCCTGATGATCGGCCCCGTGCCGACTCTCGTCCTCATCTGCGGGATGCTCCTGACCTGGTTCTATCCCATCACCCGCGAGAAGCACGAGGCTGTCCTGGCCCAACTGGCCGCCCGCCGCACCCGGGCCGCTGCTCCACCATCTCGGGAATAACGGACATATCCTCCAGTAGTGTTCAGAGTTGGGGTAACCTCGCAGACCTGGGAGCGAGGGCGTCCCGCCCTCGTCAGGATTCGAGGGCAAAATGCCCTCGCTCCCAGGAGAAGCGTGAACACGTACATCCTCCACACCTCCACACCTCCACACCTCCACACACTGGTTACAGAGCTCCGCAGAGCACCGGTCGAACTGGAACGACCAGATCTGGAAACATACTCGCTACCGGCTGCGCGTCACGCCAACGCGGGCGCAGAAAGCGGCCACCGGGCACGCCGAGCAGCGCGGCGACACTGGCAGGCAGATGTTCTGCCCCAGGGTCACCAGCAGCCCATTGATCTCGATCCAGTATTCAGGGGGGAGTCTGGTGCGCAGGACCTGCTCCGTCTCGTCAGGGTTCTTCGTTTGCACATAGCCCCAGCGGTTGCAGATCCGGTGCACGTGGGTATCCACACAGATGCCCGGCAGGCCAAAGCCGGCGGTGAGCACCAGGTTGGCCGTTTTGCGCCCCACGCCAGGCAGGGCCAGCAGCGCGTCGAGATCGGCGGGCACTGCACCGTCGTGGCGTTCAAGCAGCACCCGGCAGATCTGCACAATGCTCCGCGCCTTGTTGCGGTAGAAGCCGACCGGGTAGATCAACTCGGCGATGCGCTCCTCGCCGAGGGCCAGCATCGCTTCTGGCGTATCGGCAGCGGCGAAGAGCCGCGGGGCGACCACGGCGGTAAGGGTGTCCTTGGTGCGCAGGCTGAGGATGGTGGCGATCAAGATGCGGAACGGGGTCGTGCCCTCCACGCCCATCTGATCGATCAGCGGGCGTTGAAACGCCGGCATGGTCGCGCGCAGGCTCGCCATGACCTCGTCTATGGGGAACGTCTCGCGGGGAACTGGCGGCGCCGCGGGAGCGCCTGGCTGATCAATACTCGACATAAAATGATCGTCTGTTAGCGCGGCGCTATGAGGCGCACCGCAGAGCACGCAGAGAAACGCAGAGGCGTTTAAGATCCTCTGCGCTCTCC
This genomic window contains:
- a CDS encoding GAF domain-containing protein, translated to MRRSTARQAQALKLEQQRGALRSQRERDARLLDALVAISLAARERPGFRAIIETVQRELTRVFAFDVFYLACCDERRQRLACALLCDEDGSEFIEDVEYDRLTGAVIRTRQPLLVRDLLAEHDLDPLPVLFGRPDRRLRSWLGVPLLIGPEAIGVLSIQSRQAGVYTEADQEALQRIASVTALVLDNVALVRRQEQVSVDLGAQVTARTEELTALSVISAGLVERRPLIEMLERALEIVLRLFHLDAGNVRLLDANRDHLVLCCQQGFSEEYTQRTHCFPLATSPIRSVVESGEPIVVSRNWYDVRRGGSLPLEVFPRFECALILPLFAGSTVVGTLSLFGFAQRDFSAQEVRVAQSVANQIAILVENRRLLDRQERQIAELEAIGQIGKVVTASYDLDKMLAEVYRIVHNLLDASVFALLICEPDSKIVTNAVFVEAGEWIPLDVIGRQAPPNSLSQWIMSRREPLLFDDLLHKRHEMTDRGIQPQAVGPDRLVRSWAGVPVVARDGEVIGMLCIQDYRPYRYDSGTIDFLNQVASHVSLGVQKVRLFQERERLLRETRAHAEALERQAHRLELVNRMASVLAARLDQREILELAARELVQLFWADHTGTVLVTEPEGAMVVAEYPPTGIVGLPIPMQDNPLMDRLIGARRPIVIEDIEHDPLAELNRELWRSMGIRSLIIVPLVSRDRVLGSISLDSYGPPLRFSDEELELLSTVATSIAAAVDNAQLFAAEQEQRRTAETLREMTRVLSSTFDPNEVLRLVLGELQKVIDFDTASIMLLDGSQLRLVASRGRAPGIEPRNLILPLEGTGAGHVARTGTPLRYIAGRTDCPWMRFPSSSDILSWIGVPLIARGHVLGVLNIDLRGPLWNEYSAPNFKRIFSERDVEVASAFANHAALAIENARLYQESITRVEQELEIARRIQANLFPRQLPVIAGLELAARCVPARETGGDFYDVVQLGDRVGVIVGDVSGKSLPAAMLMAVARSTARSEARNHETPWIVLTETNRALVDDVPRNSFVALSYALVDRARDRLVLASAGQLTPLLRRANGHTTFLEGPPALPLGLSAQVTFGQFEVDLQPGDTVLFYTDGIVEAHDRRRNLFGFERLEQLLAEWGHLPAGHLVDRVLAEVHAFSEGMPPHDDMTLVAVRVT
- a CDS encoding 2-oxo acid dehydrogenase subunit E2 → MSDSSRVVEPLPAFRQLVRDGMELAGRKHCIHGLLAVDITEPRRQIRCIKQRTGEGLSFTGFIVYCCARAVDEDKHLHAYLDWRNRLVMFDDVDVSLPVERFQDGKPVVLQTVIRAANRKSVVQIHREIRALQAKQLDETQWGRWLRWYVKTPRVLRSLFFRVIQRSPGIVKRFNGTVLVTAVGMFGTGAGWGIPLSGHTLCVTIGGIDTRAILVDGQIQNREHLCLTVSFDHDIVDGAPAARFSERLASLIQAGTGLEDVV
- a CDS encoding endonuclease III, which produces MSSIDQPGAPAAPPVPRETFPIDEVMASLRATMPAFQRPLIDQMGVEGTTPFRILIATILSLRTKDTLTAVVAPRLFAAADTPEAMLALGEERIAELIYPVGFYRNKARSIVQICRVLLERHDGAVPADLDALLALPGVGRKTANLVLTAGFGLPGICVDTHVHRICNRWGYVQTKNPDETEQVLRTRLPPEYWIEINGLLVTLGQNICLPVSPRCSACPVAAFCARVGVTRSR
- a CDS encoding MFS transporter, giving the protein MARPATSTDLVVHERLPLSTRLAFGAGDLGPAIATIVAGFFQLFFLTTVAGLPPGLAGTILLVVKIWDAVNDPIVGWLTDRTDTRWGRRRPWLLFGAAPFGVLFFLQWIVPPFDVTGKFIYYLAIALLFDTAFTIVNVPYTALTPELTRDYDERTALNSYRFAFSIGGSLLGGILHQTIVGLYPDDPRTGYLVAGAVVGVLIALPFLWCFLGTRERYEPDPEAKDLSLGEQIRYVFRNRPYLFVVGIYLFSWLAVQVTSAVLTFYITFWLRRPDLITTFLLAVQGSALVFLFVWSAVSRRIGKKAVYLVGSVIWIGVQAFLFFLQPEQITLAIILAVIAGAGVATAYLVPWSMMPDVIELDELETGQRREGMFYGFMVLLQKLGLAAGLFLVGLGLQVAGFNENLPADLQPDSARLAIRLMIGPVPTLVLICGMLLTWFYPITREKHEAVLAQLAARRTRAAAPPSRE
- a CDS encoding VWA domain-containing protein — protein: MLVSFVHPEALWLLALLPLLWLFAWATRPSYRARLSRWRYLALLGARSAMLAALVLALAGAQVVRPVDDTAVVFLIDGSDSVAPAQRERALAYVNEALAAGQPADRAAVVVFGANAVVERAPQPPAPLPRLTSAVTGNRTDIAEAVLLGLALLPADAQKRLVLLSDGAQNLGDAAEAARLAALRGVPIEVIPLPAEGGADVRLVGLDAPATAREGQEAPLTLRIESDLRGLARVEVFADGQLVAAEEVTLIEGEQSLLVRAPAGEAGFRRFEARISAAGDAQPLNNTAGAFTQVEGPPRVLLVAEAEDRAAPLRAALTAAGLRPTLVGPAQVAADPAALRQFAAVILVEVPASAVPPALQRALVTYVREQGGGLAMIGGANSFGAGGWRRTPIAEILPVDLDPPARERRPDLALALVIDRSGSMGDTAGPGRNRLDLAKDAVFLATQGLAASDQLGIYVFDDRATTVLPLQPLPSLAAIEDALGLVSLGGGTNIRAGVELAAPALIGADARVKHMILLTDGLDNSNYADLVEQLRENQVTITVVSIGGAANPRLERAAREGGGAFYRVTRADQVPAIFLSETVRAAERDLVEEVVTPAVALSAPPVRDLGGLPPLYGYNNTGPRATARTFLITPDGAPLLAVWQVGLGRTLAWTSDLKGQWAAEWIGWEQFPRFAAGLVDAVLPPAGDGRLTLEMRADGGEATLNLAVSDAEGLPAQVAAVQGRLLDPAGDGIPLSFTQVAPGRYRAIAPADQPGVYLAQVNALDAAGQPLVATSGGLVVSYSPEYRPDAAGAALLESLATISGGRVAPPADSLFEAPGQRVGRVTAISQPLLWLALALLPLDIALHRLFWRPAGPLRFPARRARPTPEPEAADALLTRLRAARERARRPAPPPAARAPRPPTAETSAAPPVPAPAPADDRLAALLAAKQRRKRSE